From a region of the Lactuca sativa cultivar Salinas chromosome 4, Lsat_Salinas_v11, whole genome shotgun sequence genome:
- the LOC111907904 gene encoding T-complex protein 1 subunit theta-like, with translation MLNTVDCEIVCWFCQVVMIAGGVDTTATETKGTVLIHSAEQLENYAKTKEAKAEELIKAVADSVAKVTINGAAVREMDLHFRERYKLMQGQ, from the exons ATGCTAAACACCGTGGATTGTGAAATTGTTTGTTGGTTTTGTCAGGTGGTTATGATAGCTGGTGGTGTTGATACAACTGCAACCGAGACCAAAGGAACTGTCCTCATTCACAGTGCTGAACAG CTTGAAAATTATGCAAAAACTAAAGAAGCAAAGGCTGAAGAGCTGATCAAAGCAGTTGCAGACTCGGTTGCAAAGGTTACTATTAATGGAGCAGCTGTAAGAGAGATGGATCTGCACTTCCGTGAACGTTACAA GCTTATGCAAGGACAGTAG